AAAGGCATTGATCAAATTCCAGCGCAGTATCGTTTACGTCCACTAGACTAACCTAGTTTCAGCTCACTCTAGAAAGAGTTCCTTGCCCAAGGAGCAATGCGTTAGAATGGCTCGCACTATCTTCTAACGCATTGTGAATTGGAGACCGCTCATGCAAGAGCCAGAAGTAAATTTCCTGCCTTATATCACCACCGCTATTGTGACCATTATCATTTCCGTCGGTACGTTGTGGTATTACGGCTATCTGCATTTTGCAAAGCCACAAGATGCGCTGTTATTGGCTGATTACACCATGATTAAAACTGTGCCTGGCGAAGACTATAAAATATCGGCGAATGCTGCCGAGCAAACTGCTGCCTGTATTGACGGTGTTTTAGTCTTGCGTGATAACACTAATCCTGCATTAACGGGTGTCTTGGTCGACAATAAAAAGCGTGCTATCCACTGCCTAAAAACGTTTGAATAATTAATTGAATAGGTAGTTAGCGACCTAGTTCCTATGGATTTAGGTCGCTGATTGAGTGCTATAGGTGGATGATTAAATGTTTAGGGTTTTCTAACAGTTTTTTCCAATAGGCTACAAAGCGCGCTAAGGTTGCCCCATCAATAATGCGGTGATCTGCAGAGCCACTCAAGGTTAACAGTAAGCGTTTTTCTACTTGATCCTCTGCATTAAAACGCGGCAGATATTGAGTTTTTCCTAGAGCGAAAATAGCCACTTCAGGTTTGCTAATAATAGGTGTAGCAACGGTGCCGCCAATCGTTCCAATATTAGATAAGGTAATGGTGCCGCCTTGTAACTGTTCGCTGGTCAGCTTACCGGCTTTAGCTTGCTCGGTTAGTTGCGCCAATTCTTGAGTAATTTCAACAATGCTTTTTAGCTGCACATTTTTAATATTAGGCACTAATAAACCTTGCGGCGTATCAACTGCCAGTCCGATATTGATTGCATCAAAATAAGTGATCTCCGTGGCTGGCTCATTGAGCTGGGCATTTAGAATTGGAAACTGCTTCAAACTTACAGCTAAGGTTTTAATAAAAAACGGCAGCAGGGTTAAGCGTAATTCTTGGGCAGAAAAATCAGGTTTCAGCGCTTGTCGTAACTGTTCAAGCTCCGTTAAGTCAAACTCTTCAGCATAGGTAAAATGTGGAATAGTGCGCATGCTGTCAGCCATGTGTTTCGCCATTGCCGCTTTAATACCACGCAAAGGTTCAGTTCGTTGACCGCTAGTGCTAGTGATGGGTGCAGGTTTAGTCGCAGTGATATCTGCCGTAGTTTCAGGCGCTTGGGTTAAAAATGCCTGTAGATCTTCTTTGAGTACGCGGCCATTTTTCCCGCTACCTGTTACTTGTTGTAAATCAATCGCTTGCTCGCGTGCCATCTTGCGTACCGCAGGCGTAGCCAATGCACGGGCTTGGGTTTCTTGGGCGCTGGGTTCGCCAAGGCTTTGCGAAATAGCTATTGGTTGTTGCGTAGCGGACGAGCTTTTTAGATGAGAGGCCTCTGCCATGTCCTTGATTACGCTGTGCGTTGCTTGGGATTCTGCTAAAGCAGTTGCAGTTGCAGTTGCAGTTGCAGTTGCAGTTGCAGTTGCAGCTGTGCTGTTTTCTTCGCCCTCAATTGTTAGCGCAAATAAGGGTTGTCCCACTACTGCAATTTCGCCTTCGGCATAATAGTGTTTTGCGATTATGCCGTCATGCATCGCCGGAATTTCTACGGTGACTTTATCGGTCATAACATCGGCAACGGTTTGGTCTTCTTTAACCGCTTCGCCTTCTTGCACGTACCAGGTTAAAACTTCACACTCGACAATACCTTCGCCAATGTCGGGTAAAATAAAATCTACATTCATGGGGTTCTCCTTACAGCAGCGCTGCAAATTAAATCGCGGGAATCAATAGTTCATGCTGCTGCGGATCGCATCGAGGGTTCTAAATTCGTTAGGCAGATATTCTTTCTCCAGCATATAAGGGAAGGGCGTATCCCAACCAGTTACCCGCATAATCGGGGACTCTAACGAGAGAAAACATTCTTGTTGTATGGTGGCTGCAATTTCAGCACCAAAACCGCTGGTCAATGGGGCCTCATGATTAATTACTAAACGCCCAGTTTTTTTAACCGAAGTTGCTACCGTGTCCACGTCCCATGGCAACAGCGAGCGTAAATCAATCACCTCGCAAGCAATCCCTTCCGCTGCAGCTAGCTGCGCCGCTTTTTCGATAATCTCCATTTGTGCCCCCCAAGCTAGTAGGGTGATATCAGTTCCTTGCTGCACAACCTCTGCTTTAGCTAACGGCAGCTCATAGTAACCTTCTGGCACTTCGCCAACCGCAGCGCGATAGAGGCGCTTGGGCTCAAAGAAAATCACCGGGTCAGGGCAATTAATTGACGCCAGTAATAACCCTTTAGCCTGTTCAGGGTTGCGGGGAATCACCACACGTATTCCAGGAATATGGGTAAAGAAACTTTCCGGCGATTGGGAGTGATAATGCCCGCCGCTGATGCCGCCACCATAGGGAGTGCGTACGGTTAAGCCACCGACATTAAACTGATTGCCTGAGCGATAACGAAACTTGGCGGTTTCATTTACGATTTGGTCAAACGCCGGAAAGATATAATCGGCAAACTGAATTTCAGCCACCGGCTTATGGCCAAAAGCGGCTAAGCCGTTGGCAAAGCCTAAAATACCTTGTTCGGTAAGTGGTGTATTAAAGCAGCGTTCGCGCCCATACTTTGCTTGTAAGCCTTGGGTAGCACGAAACACCCCGCCAAAACTACCCACATCTTCACCAAAGCAAATCACGCTAGGATCTTGCTGCATAGCGATATCGAGCGCTTGGTTAATCGCTTGCAGGAGATTGATTTTACTCATTATTTTAGACCTCCAGCAGTGAGGGGAAAGTGTTCAGGATAGCGTTTAATATGGGCCTCAAGCTGTTGCTGCTGTTGTTTTAAATGTTCTGGCAACTGCTGATAAACATCGCTAAATAAGCTATCTAAGCTTGGTTTGTCGAGTTGCTCAGCGCGCTTCATCGCTGCAACCACTAAGCCTGAGTATTTCTCTTTGCGCGCAAGGTCTTGCTCATCAGTCCACCAGCCTTGTTTAATGAGCCAATGTTTAAAGCGGGGTTCCTTATCTTGTTTACGCCATGGTTCCTCTTCATCTTGGCTGCGGTAAGCGGATGGATCGTCGGAACTGGAGTGAGCGCCTAAACGATAAGTCATAGCCTCAATTAATATGGGTTGTGAACCTTCAATTGCCAATGTTCTAGCAAGACGCGTGGCTTCGTAAACTGCCAGTACATCATTACCATCCACGCGTAGGGTTTTAATCCCATAACCTGCGCCACGTGCTGCAATGCCATCACCGGCATATTGTTCGTGAGCAGGGGTGGAGATGGCATAACCATTATTACGGCAAAAGAATATTACCGGCACTTTCAGCACCGCGGCCATATTAAGTCCGGCATGAAAATCACCTTCCGAGGCGGCCCCCTCGCCAAAGTAGCAAATCACGCAGTTAGCTTGCTGGGTGACTTTGAAACCGTAAGCGTAGCCTGTGGCTTGTGGAATCTGTGTGGCTAAGGGAGATGAAATAGTCAGGTAGTTGAGTTCACGCGAGCCATAATGAATAGGCATTTGCCGGCCTTTGCCAAGGTCTAGCTCGGTGGCAAAAATTTGCTGCATAAATTGATCAAGGGTAAAGCCGCGATAAGCCAAAGCACCTTGCTCACGGTATTGGGCCATAATCACGTCATTGCTATCGAGTGCGGCGCAGCTGCCAATATCAGTGGCTTCTTCACCGGTTTCGGTCATATAAAAACTGATGCGCCCTTGGCGTTGGGCAGCAATCATGCGTTGATCTAACGCGCGAATCAGCAAATAGGTATCATATATTTTTAGCGCGGTGGCTTGATCCAAATGGATGGAGTAATTCGGATCGTACAAACTACCGTCAGTTTGTAGCAGGCTGAACATCGGCATATTGTCGTGTTCAGGTTGAGTAAAGTGCAGTTGATGGGTCAATACACTTTTTTTGCGTAAGTCTTGCATAGCGGGTCCCTTCTTATTGTTATGTGGAGGGAGCGAGGCATTGATTGTGTCAGTGCCCTAAGGCCCATAGTAGAGATCATCGTTTATGGGCAGTTCAGTCAGCGGTAAGCTGTTACTCACGCTAGCATGTTTGTGCAGAGGGGTAAGTTATCTAAAAGTTTTAGCTGGCGAGCTGGCGCAGCATTTACTGCCAATAGCGAGTAGAATGCAGCGTTTTGCAAGCAGAGTGATGTATGGCGTTACAACCGACCACCTTAAAAGTTGAGATCAATCTGTCTGACTTAGATCGCAATGTGTATAGCAATCAGCGTTTTACTTTGGCGCAACATCCCTCAGAAACAGCAGAACGGGTATGTGCCCGTTTATTAGCCACAGCACTGTGGTTTAGTGAGACGCTTAAATTTGGTCGAGGTTTAGGGTTTCCCGATGAGCCTGCGTTGCTTGAGGAAAGCTTAGACGGGCAGCTTTTGCATTGGATTGATGTGGGGCAGCCTGATTTAGAGCGGATTACTGCAAGCAGCCGTAAAGCTCAGCAGGTGAGTATTTTGGCGTACGGTGGTTTAAAGAGTTGGCCCGACAAAGTGGTGGCTAAGCTGGGTAAATTGGCTAATGTGAAAATTGCTCACCTAGCAACCGAACCTTTAGCTGCACTGGCTGAAACCTTAACTCGCAGTGTGCAATGGTCGGTGCTGATCAGTGAAGGTGTGCTTTATATCACCACCCAGGATCAGCAATTCAGCATCCAACTGCAATGGTTGAAAGGAGATTAAAGCCCTATGTTAATCCAGCAACGTCCGCTGCCAGCCCAACTGCCTTATTTAGGTGAGCTGCCTGAATTACTCCAGCGCTTATATGCTGCCCGTGGGGTGCAGTCTGAGCGAGAGCTAGAAAAAAGTTTAGCTCACTTATTGCCCTATCAGCAGTTAAAAGGTATTGATCAAGCAGTTGAATTGTTGTGCCAAGGCTTAGATAAGCAGGCGAGGATATTAATTATTGGGGATTTTGATGCTGATGGGGCAACGGCTAGTGCAGTAGGGGTGTTGGGATTAAAACAGTTGGGTTTTAACTCAGTTGATTATTTAGTGCCGAACCGCTTTGAGTATGGTTATGGGTTAACCCCTGAAATTGTTGAGGTTGCCCTAGAAAAGCAACCGGATATTTTAATCACGGTTGATAATGGTATCTCAAGCATTGATGGCGTGGCTGCGGCTAAGCGTGCTGGGTTAACAGTGATTGTCACCGATCACCACTTACCTGGTCACGAGCTGCCAGCAGCCGATGCTATCGTCAATCCCAATCAGCCAGGGTGTGAGTTTCCCAGTAAAGCCATGGCGGGTGTGGGTGTGATGTTTTATCTACTGATGGCATTGAGGGCTACATTACGCAATAACGGCTGGTTTACACTGCATGGTGTTACTCAGCCCAACCTAGGTAATTTGCTGGATTTAGTGGCGCTTGGCAGTGTGGCGGATGTGGTGCCATTGGATGCCAATAACCGCATTTTTGTCCATCAGGGACTGGCGCGGATTCGGGCAGGTCGCGCTCGTCCAGGATTGCAGGCGCTGTTACAAGTTGCGCGTAAAGAAGCTCATAAAGTTTCTTCGGTTGATTTGGGCTTTATTCTCGGTCCAAGATTAAATGCTGCAGGCAGGCTCGATGATATTAGCTTAGGCATTGAGTGCTTACTGTGTGAGGATCATGCCTTAGCGTTAGATATGGCGCAGCAGTTGGATCAGCTCAACCATGATCGAAAAGCCATTGAGCGCGGCATGCAGCAAGAAGCATTGGTGCAGCTGCAAGCCATCGAGCTGAATGATTTGCCATTCGGTTTATGTGTGTTTGAAGCAGAGTGGCATCAAGGCGTCATTGGCATTTTGGCTTCACGTTTAAAAGAAAAATACCATCGCCCTGTGATTGCTTTTGCTGATGCGGGTGAGGGGCAGCTCAAGGGGTCAGCGCGCTCGATTCCGGGATTTCATATTCGTGATGCGTTAGATGCTATCGCCGCGGCTAATCCTAATTTAATTAGTAAGTTCGGTGGCCACGCGATGGCTGCCGGTTTGTCGATTGCTGCTTCTCAATATGAGGCATTTGCCCAAGCCTTTGATTGCGAAGTGCGCCGTCAACTTTCAGAAGATGATTTGACAGGGCGCTTACTCTCTGACGGTCCGTTAGCAGCCAACGAGTTTGATTTGGAGTTAGCTAAGCAGTTAAAGCATGCCGGGCCTTGGGGGCAGCATTTTCCAGAGCCGTTATTTCACGGGAACTTTATTTTAGAGGGTCAGCGTTTGGTGGGCGAGAAACACTTAAAGCTGATGTTGCGAACCGAGTGCGGCAGCAAACAAGTGGATGGTATTGCATTTAATATTGACCTTGAGCAGTGGCCAAACCCCACCATACGCCAGGTTCTAGTGGCGTATAGCTTGGATGTGAATGAGTTTCGTGGGCAGGAGTCGGTTCAGCTGATTGTACGGCATATCCAAGCGGCTTAAGGCCGCTGGATAGCCTCAATGCCCATTACTGATAGCCTTTAAGTGCTTGATTTAAGGCCTCAATAATTTGTTGGCGGGTTGGTTGCTCACTCTCAACTTCGCCCGTGCCCTGCCAAACACCTTTACCGCTCTGGTTGTCGACTAGACGTAAATTAAAGGTAGTGACTGTACGTCGATAACTTTCTGAGTTAAGCGGAAAGTCGGCCCCGATTCCCACACCACTGTAACCATGGCGAGAATAATGGCGGTTACGATGGACGCCACCGCCATAGTACACCGATGGATTGATTTGCCGCTGATAGAGGCGTTGTTGCTGACCAATAGTGAGTTGCACAGTGATCTCGGCACTTGCATCTTGTGCGGGGCGTAGGCCTTGTTGATCTAAGCGCTCTAAAACTAGCAACTCTAATTCACTGTGGGACTGATGGGGCAAACTACCATGAATCGAAGGGGTAGCCCATTGCCATGTTTGGTATTGCGTTTGGCGCTCTGGCGCTGGATAAGCGCTGTAGTCTACTGCATGAGCGGCTTGTGGTGGCGCCGGATCTAATCCCATGGATTCTGCTTGGTATGGGTTATGTGTCGCGCAGGCAGCTAAGCCAAGGCAACTGATAGCAAAAACAAGTGAGCGCATCATGGGTTCTCCATGTGAGGTTGGCACAGCCAATGTAAATAACGTCCTAAAGGGCCAAGGCTAGGATGGCGACGATAAGACAGTTCGGTACTGATCATCTCATCTAGGGCAATTTTTTGCTGAAATTTAGGCAGCATATAATCATGGAAGACGCGTACCCCGCTTTGAGTTTTGATCTGCCAGTACGGTGTTAGCTGCTGCTGTACTTCCCGTGGGTCTAAAGGTTGTTGTGGAGTTAAGCCACCGGCATCACCTTGAAATTGCATTTTACTCAGCTTGCGCAAATTACCTTTAATTAGATTGCGAAAAATCAACGCATCTTTATTGTAAAAGGCTAAGGATAGCCAACCGTGCTGGCGCGTAAATTGCTGCAGAACAGGAAGAATAGCCCAAGGTTCAGCCAGCCATTCTAGTACTGCATGGCAAATGACTAAGTCAAAGGTTTCGTCGGCTAATAACTCTGGCAGCTTTTGCCAAGGACTATGAATAAAGCGGGCCGTGCAATTAGCTTTGGCAAAGCGTTGTTTGGCTGCTTCGAGCATCGGCTGCGCAGGTTCGGTAAAGGTGATGGTATGACCTTGTTCAGCCAGCCATAAAGCAATATGACCTAAACCACCACCTATATCCAACACACGCAGGGGGCGTTCTGGCAGTTGTTCTAGTAGGTCTTGTTGAATTACCGCTAAACGAATCGCTCCTTTAGTGCCCCCGTAAATTTTTTCGGCAAAGCGTGTGGCCAGCTCATCAAAGTGATGATCGTGCATAATAAAAATTATCTTTTAATTTAGCGCTGCCAAGGCAGCGCTGGTCAATAATAAAATACGTGACTTAACTGAATGGAAAGCGATAAGGCTTAATGGGCTTGATCCCAGTTATCCCCCACACCTGCCTCAACAATTAAAGGTACATCCAGCTCAGCTGCGGCTTGCATACGTTCAATTAAGCCTTGGCTAATAGCATCTACCTGATCCTTTCGAACTTCTAAAATCAATTCATCATGTACCTGCATAATCATCTGGGCATCCCATTGCTTATCTTGCAGCCACTGCTGTACTTCAATCATTGCGCGCTTAATGATATCTGCAGCGCTGCCTTGCATTGGCGCATTAATCGCGGTGCGTTCGGCGGCGCGGCGCATAGCGGGGTTTTTGGCCTTAATTTCGGGTAGATATAAGCGACGCCCAAAAATGGTTTCGACATAGCCTTGCTCAGCGGCTTGCTGACGGGTGCGTTCCATATAATCTTGCACCCCAGGGTAACGGGTGAAATAACGCTCGATATATTCTTGTGCTTCGCTGCGTGAGCATTCAATTTGTTTGGCTAAACCAAAGGCACTCATGCCGTAAATTAGTCCGAAGTTAATCGCTTTCGCCCGGCGCCGTTGTTCATTACTAACCTGTTCTAAGCTGACGCCAAAGACTTCAGCGGCAGTGGCGCGGTGCACATCGCGGTCATGCCGGAAGGCATCTAATAAGCTGGCGTCTTGAGCGAGGTGCGCCATGATGCGCAACTCAATTTGCGAGTAGTCAGCGGCAATCAGTTTATAACCTGGCTTGGCAATAAATGCTTGGCGAATGCGGCGACCTTCAGGGGTGCGGATTGGAATATTTTGCAAGTTTGGATTACTAGACGACAGGCGTCCAGTGGCAGTAACTGCTTGATGATAGTTGGTGTGAATGCGCCCCGTGGCGGGATTAATTTGTTGTGGCAAACTATCGGTATAGGTACTTTTTAGTTTACTTAGGCTGCGGTACTCCATTAGCAGTATGGGGAGTTGATGACCATCTTCTGCTAATTGGGAAAGGACTGATTCTGCCGTGCTAGGCTGGCCCTTAGCGGTTTTGGCCAAGATAGGTAGGCCAAGCTTTTCATACAAAATAGTGCCTAACTGCTTAGGTGAAGCAAGATTAAATTCTTCACCAGCAATTTCAAAGGCTTGTCGCTCTAGTTCAGTCAGTTTTTCACCCAGCTCTAAACTTTGCTTACCTAGCAAGTGGGCGTCTACTAATGCTCCATGGCGCTCCATTTGCGCCAGTACCGGTACCAATGGCAGCTCTATCGTATCGAGTACTCTTTGTAAGCTTGGAATAGGGGCTAGCTGTTGCTGCAGAGCCTGATGTAAGCGCAGCGTCAGATCAGCATCTTCTGCAGCGTAGTGGCCGGCTTGGGCTAAATCAATTTGATCAAAAGTAAGTTGCTTAGCGCCTTTGCCAGCAATGTCTTCAAACTTGACCGTGGGCTGGCCTAGGTATTTAAGCGCTAAGCTGTCCATATCATGGCGAGTGGCGGTTGAGTTTAATACATAAGACTCAAGCATGGTGTCAGCGGCTAAGCCTTGCAGTTGAATGCCATAGTTAGCTAGCACGTTGATATCATATTTGGCGTTCTGGCAGATCTTACCAATGGCAGGATTTTCTAAAATAGGCTTAATTTTGCTCAGTACCTGTGCAAAATCCAGTTGTTCAGGTACGCCCATATAACTGTGGGCCAGAGGCACATAAGCTGCGATGCCTGGCGTGATTGCCACTGAAAAACCTACCAGCTGCGCTTGTTGTGCATCGACACTGGTGGTTTCGGTATCAAAAGCGAACACCTTGGCTTGTGCTAGCTGTTGTAGCCATGCATCAAACGTTTCCCAGGTTAGAAGGGTTTGGTAGTCGATAGCTAACTCAGGCTCGGCCGGCGGTAAATCGATGGCTTCGGCTTTATTACTTAAGGCATTGAGCCAACTTTTAAACTCAAGCTCGCGGTAAAGCTCGGCGAGAGTAGCATAATCTGGCTCACTGGCTTTGAGTTGATCGGCGCGGTAATCCAACTCAACATCCAGTTTAATAGTGGCTAATTCACGGGATAAGTAAGCCATTTCACGGTGTTCTTCCATTTTAGGTGCTAATGTTTTAGCGCCACGGAAAGACAGCGTAGCAATTTTATCGAGGTTGGCATAAATCGTATCCATGCCACCGTTTAAGCCGGTCAGTAAGCCAAGCGCTGTTTTTTCCCCGACGCCAGGTACGCCAGGAATATTGTCGGCTTTATCGCCCATCAAGGCTAAAAAGTCGATAATTAACTCAGGGCCAATACCGAACTTGGCTTTAACGCCTTCTATATCCATCACGGTATTGGTCATGGTGTTAACCAGTGTGATGTGCTCGTTGACGAGCTGCGCCATATCTTTATCGCCGGTGGAAATTACCACCGGAATTTGTAACTCAGAGGCTTGAATTGCCAGGGTGCCAATCACATCATCCGCTTCTACACCTTCAACGCATAATAAAGGCAAGCCCAAGGCTTTAACTGCTTGGTGGAGCGGAGCAATTTGGCTACGTAAGTCATCAGGCATGGGCGGACGTTGCGCTTTGTACTGCTCGAAGAGGGTGTCACGAAAGGTTGGGCCTTTCGCATCAAACACCACCACGAGGGTGCTATCGGGATAGTCTTTTTCTAGGCTGCGGAGCATATTGAGTACGCCCTTAATCGCCCCTGTTGGCTGGCCTTTGGAGGTGGTTAGTGGAGGTAAGGCGTGAAATGCTCGGTATAAATAAGACGAGCCATCAACTAAAACTAAAGGTGCAGTAGACATGCGCAAGGTCAACCCTTGGTCAAACGACCAGTTGTAATATCAATCAGAGAATATGGAGTAAATGCTAGAGCAAAAAGTGGTCAAATTGAATGGCCTTTTTTGCTAGCCTGTTAATTCATTAGTAACTCGATACAAGGAGAGCCTCATGTTTTCATTAACAGAACAAATTGCCATTGTAACAGGTGGCGCCAAAGGGATTGGTCAAGGGATTGCTGCGACCCTAGTTAAAGCGGGCGCTAAAGTAATTATTGCGGATATTGATCAAGAGCAGGGAGCCGCCA
The sequence above is a segment of the Thiopseudomonas alkaliphila genome. Coding sequences within it:
- a CDS encoding 2-oxo acid dehydrogenase subunit E2, producing MNVDFILPDIGEGIVECEVLTWYVQEGEAVKEDQTVADVMTDKVTVEIPAMHDGIIAKHYYAEGEIAVVGQPLFALTIEGEENSTAATATATATATATATALAESQATHSVIKDMAEASHLKSSSATQQPIAISQSLGEPSAQETQARALATPAVRKMAREQAIDLQQVTGSGKNGRVLKEDLQAFLTQAPETTADITATKPAPITSTSGQRTEPLRGIKAAMAKHMADSMRTIPHFTYAEEFDLTELEQLRQALKPDFSAQELRLTLLPFFIKTLAVSLKQFPILNAQLNEPATEITYFDAINIGLAVDTPQGLLVPNIKNVQLKSIVEITQELAQLTEQAKAGKLTSEQLQGGTITLSNIGTIGGTVATPIISKPEVAIFALGKTQYLPRFNAEDQVEKRLLLTLSGSADHRIIDGATLARFVAYWKKLLENPKHLIIHL
- a CDS encoding alpha-ketoacid dehydrogenase subunit beta; this encodes MSKINLLQAINQALDIAMQQDPSVICFGEDVGSFGGVFRATQGLQAKYGRERCFNTPLTEQGILGFANGLAAFGHKPVAEIQFADYIFPAFDQIVNETAKFRYRSGNQFNVGGLTVRTPYGGGISGGHYHSQSPESFFTHIPGIRVVIPRNPEQAKGLLLASINCPDPVIFFEPKRLYRAAVGEVPEGYYELPLAKAEVVQQGTDITLLAWGAQMEIIEKAAQLAAAEGIACEVIDLRSLLPWDVDTVATSVKKTGRLVINHEAPLTSGFGAEIAATIQQECFLSLESPIMRVTGWDTPFPYMLEKEYLPNEFRTLDAIRSSMNY
- a CDS encoding thiamine pyrophosphate-dependent dehydrogenase E1 component subunit alpha encodes the protein MQDLRKKSVLTHQLHFTQPEHDNMPMFSLLQTDGSLYDPNYSIHLDQATALKIYDTYLLIRALDQRMIAAQRQGRISFYMTETGEEATDIGSCAALDSNDVIMAQYREQGALAYRGFTLDQFMQQIFATELDLGKGRQMPIHYGSRELNYLTISSPLATQIPQATGYAYGFKVTQQANCVICYFGEGAASEGDFHAGLNMAAVLKVPVIFFCRNNGYAISTPAHEQYAGDGIAARGAGYGIKTLRVDGNDVLAVYEATRLARTLAIEGSQPILIEAMTYRLGAHSSSDDPSAYRSQDEEEPWRKQDKEPRFKHWLIKQGWWTDEQDLARKEKYSGLVVAAMKRAEQLDKPSLDSLFSDVYQQLPEHLKQQQQQLEAHIKRYPEHFPLTAGGLK
- a CDS encoding YaeQ family protein, whose translation is MALQPTTLKVEINLSDLDRNVYSNQRFTLAQHPSETAERVCARLLATALWFSETLKFGRGLGFPDEPALLEESLDGQLLHWIDVGQPDLERITASSRKAQQVSILAYGGLKSWPDKVVAKLGKLANVKIAHLATEPLAALAETLTRSVQWSVLISEGVLYITTQDQQFSIQLQWLKGD
- the recJ gene encoding single-stranded-DNA-specific exonuclease RecJ; this encodes MLIQQRPLPAQLPYLGELPELLQRLYAARGVQSERELEKSLAHLLPYQQLKGIDQAVELLCQGLDKQARILIIGDFDADGATASAVGVLGLKQLGFNSVDYLVPNRFEYGYGLTPEIVEVALEKQPDILITVDNGISSIDGVAAAKRAGLTVIVTDHHLPGHELPAADAIVNPNQPGCEFPSKAMAGVGVMFYLLMALRATLRNNGWFTLHGVTQPNLGNLLDLVALGSVADVVPLDANNRIFVHQGLARIRAGRARPGLQALLQVARKEAHKVSSVDLGFILGPRLNAAGRLDDISLGIECLLCEDHALALDMAQQLDQLNHDRKAIERGMQQEALVQLQAIELNDLPFGLCVFEAEWHQGVIGILASRLKEKYHRPVIAFADAGEGQLKGSARSIPGFHIRDALDAIAAANPNLISKFGGHAMAAGLSIAASQYEAFAQAFDCEVRRQLSEDDLTGRLLSDGPLAANEFDLELAKQLKHAGPWGQHFPEPLFHGNFILEGQRLVGEKHLKLMLRTECGSKQVDGIAFNIDLEQWPNPTIRQVLVAYSLDVNEFRGQESVQLIVRHIQAA
- a CDS encoding DUF4136 domain-containing protein; this encodes MMRSLVFAISCLGLAACATHNPYQAESMGLDPAPPQAAHAVDYSAYPAPERQTQYQTWQWATPSIHGSLPHQSHSELELLVLERLDQQGLRPAQDASAEITVQLTIGQQQRLYQRQINPSVYYGGGVHRNRHYSRHGYSGVGIGADFPLNSESYRRTVTTFNLRLVDNQSGKGVWQGTGEVESEQPTRQQIIEALNQALKGYQ
- a CDS encoding methyltransferase domain-containing protein, yielding MHDHHFDELATRFAEKIYGGTKGAIRLAVIQQDLLEQLPERPLRVLDIGGGLGHIALWLAEQGHTITFTEPAQPMLEAAKQRFAKANCTARFIHSPWQKLPELLADETFDLVICHAVLEWLAEPWAILPVLQQFTRQHGWLSLAFYNKDALIFRNLIKGNLRKLSKMQFQGDAGGLTPQQPLDPREVQQQLTPYWQIKTQSGVRVFHDYMLPKFQQKIALDEMISTELSYRRHPSLGPLGRYLHWLCQPHMENP
- the polA gene encoding DNA polymerase I, which gives rise to MSTAPLVLVDGSSYLYRAFHALPPLTTSKGQPTGAIKGVLNMLRSLEKDYPDSTLVVVFDAKGPTFRDTLFEQYKAQRPPMPDDLRSQIAPLHQAVKALGLPLLCVEGVEADDVIGTLAIQASELQIPVVISTGDKDMAQLVNEHITLVNTMTNTVMDIEGVKAKFGIGPELIIDFLALMGDKADNIPGVPGVGEKTALGLLTGLNGGMDTIYANLDKIATLSFRGAKTLAPKMEEHREMAYLSRELATIKLDVELDYRADQLKASEPDYATLAELYRELEFKSWLNALSNKAEAIDLPPAEPELAIDYQTLLTWETFDAWLQQLAQAKVFAFDTETTSVDAQQAQLVGFSVAITPGIAAYVPLAHSYMGVPEQLDFAQVLSKIKPILENPAIGKICQNAKYDINVLANYGIQLQGLAADTMLESYVLNSTATRHDMDSLALKYLGQPTVKFEDIAGKGAKQLTFDQIDLAQAGHYAAEDADLTLRLHQALQQQLAPIPSLQRVLDTIELPLVPVLAQMERHGALVDAHLLGKQSLELGEKLTELERQAFEIAGEEFNLASPKQLGTILYEKLGLPILAKTAKGQPSTAESVLSQLAEDGHQLPILLMEYRSLSKLKSTYTDSLPQQINPATGRIHTNYHQAVTATGRLSSSNPNLQNIPIRTPEGRRIRQAFIAKPGYKLIAADYSQIELRIMAHLAQDASLLDAFRHDRDVHRATAAEVFGVSLEQVSNEQRRRAKAINFGLIYGMSAFGLAKQIECSRSEAQEYIERYFTRYPGVQDYMERTRQQAAEQGYVETIFGRRLYLPEIKAKNPAMRRAAERTAINAPMQGSAADIIKRAMIEVQQWLQDKQWDAQMIMQVHDELILEVRKDQVDAISQGLIERMQAAAELDVPLIVEAGVGDNWDQAH